The following proteins come from a genomic window of Maribacter sp. HTCC2170:
- a CDS encoding DUF6797 domain-containing protein produces MNNQSSATSKFSSFFAILKVPFGLFLVAILLSGCQTEVRTESWDYEIATEDEAQQGVLRFNSKEGIQQVSLVSFDRGTMVLTDVRLSSKELSGNFELFGEEAFLEGIFKENNFSGTISLNDEKLLITAKRQSEEPVTVNRSKVTYVLTEADLPESEKNIDHAGIIADADRESYRRGERIYSSNCINCHGNEEIEGSIPLSTKFWEQELKSGNDAYSMYLTITRGYGSMPPQPVLTPQEKYDVIAYIRQKFIQENTKVKLIASTPGYLKNLPVGTSKGPKTKPYQPWADMDYGNFFINTYELVDEETGLERYHSPRPIPYPDEDYSNNNFAYKGIAVRLDEGKGGVSRGKAWMIFDHDLMRVAGGWTGDGFIDWNGILLNDKHETYPRTIGKLHFETPVGPGWANPETGSFEDPRFRARDGRAFGPLPKKWSDYKGLYHHGDNIIISYSVGKSNILEKLGREKSGNQTVFTRTLNMSPSSSLLKMKVAPVSNNVAITGEGAFLSNEDGFVMMTVQKSKAAKVKLFITDGSFSNLVGFASKSILPEDLSQFTKGGPAHYQEKIKSVITTGSEDGIFAIDQFTPPFDNPWACRMKLSGIDFLNDANKAVACATDGDIWLITGLTDGSNELSWQRIGSGLFQPLGIKVINDKIYVICRDQLVLLRDYNGDNETDFYESFNHDHQVTDHFHEFAMGLQADKQGNLYYAKSGRHAREALIPQHGTLLKVSRDGSKTDIIASGFRAANGVCINPDGSFLVTDQQGFWNPMNRINWVDGKGKFYGNMWGYDTPKDSTRLAMEQPMVWVDMKFDRSPSELLWIDSEKWGPLNGGLLSFSYGFGKIQLVLPEKVKGQMQGGVIDLPGVKFLTGVMRGRFNPNDGQLYACGMSAWGTNQMLRGGGLYRIRYTGKPLTVPTGLSTSVSSVSLSFVDSLNLKKAGDVKNYEINTWDLVRSSSYGSDRYNEQNLKIAKVEVNGNTVKLYLKNIKPVDVMTISYNLIDTSGNALKGTVQNTIHNLSKNSISN; encoded by the coding sequence ATGAATAATCAATCTTCCGCCACCTCTAAATTCAGTTCATTTTTTGCAATATTAAAAGTGCCCTTTGGACTTTTTCTGGTTGCAATACTTCTTAGCGGTTGTCAAACTGAGGTTCGAACCGAATCATGGGATTATGAAATCGCCACGGAAGATGAAGCACAACAAGGTGTTCTCCGGTTTAATAGTAAAGAGGGAATTCAACAAGTTTCCTTAGTATCATTTGATCGGGGTACTATGGTTTTGACAGATGTTAGATTGTCCTCCAAGGAGCTATCTGGCAATTTTGAGCTTTTTGGGGAGGAAGCTTTTTTAGAGGGTATTTTTAAAGAAAATAATTTTTCAGGAACCATTTCACTCAATGATGAGAAACTGTTGATAACAGCAAAAAGACAGTCAGAAGAACCTGTGACGGTTAATCGGTCTAAAGTTACCTATGTGTTAACGGAAGCGGACTTACCAGAGTCGGAAAAAAACATTGACCATGCCGGAATCATTGCTGATGCAGATAGAGAAAGTTATAGAAGGGGAGAACGAATCTATAGTTCTAATTGTATCAACTGTCATGGAAATGAAGAAATAGAAGGTTCTATTCCTTTATCGACCAAATTTTGGGAACAAGAATTAAAGTCAGGCAACGATGCATATTCCATGTATCTAACGATTACAAGGGGCTATGGTTCCATGCCACCACAGCCTGTGCTAACACCTCAAGAAAAATATGATGTTATTGCCTATATCCGTCAAAAATTCATCCAAGAAAATACGAAGGTAAAACTAATTGCCAGCACTCCAGGTTATTTGAAAAACCTGCCGGTAGGGACGTCTAAAGGACCAAAAACTAAACCGTATCAACCTTGGGCTGATATGGATTATGGAAACTTCTTCATCAATACTTATGAATTGGTAGATGAAGAAACAGGCCTTGAAAGATACCATTCCCCTAGACCAATACCTTATCCCGATGAGGATTATTCGAATAACAATTTTGCTTACAAGGGTATAGCTGTGCGATTGGATGAAGGTAAAGGAGGAGTCTCCAGAGGAAAGGCCTGGATGATATTTGATCATGATCTAATGCGGGTCGCTGGAGGGTGGACCGGCGATGGCTTCATCGATTGGAATGGTATTTTGCTCAACGATAAACATGAGACATATCCACGTACGATAGGAAAATTGCACTTTGAAACCCCAGTAGGGCCTGGATGGGCAAATCCAGAAACCGGTTCTTTTGAGGATCCAAGATTTAGAGCAAGGGACGGACGGGCCTTTGGGCCACTTCCAAAGAAATGGTCCGACTATAAAGGCCTATACCATCATGGCGACAATATTATTATATCCTATTCGGTCGGAAAGTCAAATATTCTGGAAAAATTAGGAAGGGAAAAAAGTGGCAATCAAACCGTGTTTACTAGAACGTTGAATATGAGTCCATCTTCGTCCCTCCTAAAAATGAAAGTTGCTCCAGTTTCCAATAATGTAGCAATTACTGGTGAAGGTGCTTTCTTATCCAACGAAGATGGATTTGTGATGATGACTGTACAAAAGTCAAAAGCGGCGAAAGTGAAATTATTTATAACTGATGGCTCCTTTTCAAATTTGGTTGGTTTTGCCTCTAAATCTATCTTGCCTGAGGATTTAAGTCAATTTACAAAAGGTGGTCCTGCACATTATCAGGAGAAAATAAAAAGTGTGATAACAACTGGTTCGGAAGATGGTATTTTCGCTATTGATCAATTCACCCCGCCTTTTGACAATCCATGGGCCTGCAGAATGAAACTTAGTGGAATCGATTTTCTGAATGATGCCAACAAGGCCGTAGCGTGTGCGACGGATGGGGATATTTGGCTAATTACTGGGTTAACGGATGGTTCTAATGAACTTTCTTGGCAACGGATTGGGTCTGGACTTTTTCAACCCCTAGGGATTAAGGTCATAAATGACAAAATTTATGTGATTTGCAGAGATCAGTTGGTGTTGCTCCGTGATTATAATGGAGATAATGAAACCGATTTCTATGAGAGTTTTAATCATGACCATCAAGTTACTGATCATTTTCATGAATTCGCGATGGGTTTACAGGCAGATAAACAGGGAAATCTCTACTATGCCAAAAGCGGAAGGCATGCACGTGAAGCATTGATACCCCAACATGGAACCTTGTTGAAAGTTAGCCGCGACGGTTCAAAAACTGATATTATAGCGAGCGGGTTCAGGGCTGCAAATGGGGTGTGTATTAATCCAGATGGGAGTTTTTTGGTCACTGATCAACAAGGTTTTTGGAACCCTATGAATCGCATTAACTGGGTTGATGGCAAGGGTAAATTCTATGGAAATATGTGGGGTTACGATACTCCAAAGGATTCGACAAGACTAGCAATGGAACAACCCATGGTTTGGGTTGATATGAAATTTGATCGCTCACCCTCTGAATTATTGTGGATTGATAGTGAAAAATGGGGGCCATTAAATGGTGGACTATTGAGTTTTTCATATGGCTTTGGAAAGATTCAACTAGTACTACCTGAAAAAGTAAAGGGTCAGATGCAGGGTGGAGTTATCGACCTACCTGGAGTCAAATTTTTAACAGGTGTGATGAGAGGTAGATTTAATCCAAATGATGGCCAACTTTATGCGTGCGGAATGTCTGCCTGGGGTACGAATCAAATGTTACGGGGTGGTGGTCTGTATCGTATTCGGTATACTGGTAAACCCCTTACGGTTCCCACGGGATTGAGTACTTCAGTTTCAAGTGTATCACTAAGTTTTGTAGATTCTCTGAATTTGAAAAAAGCAGGTGATGTGAAGAATTATGAAATTAATACTTGGGATTTGGTACGAAGTAGTTCCTATGGCTCAGATCGTTATAATGAACAGAACTTAAAAATAGCCAAGGTTGAAGTAAATGGAAATACAGTAAAGCTTTATTTAAAAAATATAAAGCCTGTAGACGTAATGACGATTTCTTATAATCTAATAGATACGAGTGGTAACGCTTTGAAGGGTACTGTACAAAATACCATTCATAACCTAAGTAAAAACTCTATTTCAAATTAG
- a CDS encoding TonB-dependent receptor — MKKVFIRIIFFAILSIGNLAWAQVSISGAVKDNLGNLLVGAHVSLSPGNHFATSNDQGRFSVSNLRSGEYLLSISYLGVKTHIEYINVEEQDIEFNIILEDDPLALNSVVVTGTFEPRSKLSSSTAITTLETKSLKQAFPRGAADLLQSVPGTFTDPSAGEVFTRVYTRGISASSEDDMGWYYVSLQEDGLPVSLVQHSYYGPDIFHRVDITTERVEAIRGGSAAITALNAPGGIYNFISRTPTDVFGGEIRLQGGVQGENNPLYRIEGNLGGPLGNDWFFNLGGHYRKDDGARNTDFTFSKGGQLKFNVIKKHSKGYIKFYGKLLDDFTNRYTGVAATNWDDPKAAFSQDFSTTALMMPAFSANIPDGRRINEGATNRFDPSQGVHAQDKAFGVDILQDLGNDWSARLNVKHSHKNANWQTAISNAFVSLDNPLAYFISGAQFPIGQVVFRDAATGSELARLDNSGILAGESIQYLGNGTLPNDAIMGTASWLKQNRSDEWMNQLTFRKRSVNHDLTFGFGSGFSNTSLYTQGSFGFVTYEPNPRMLEVTLENPGQPVLALSDSNGLSNYGGLFFDNSRADVSQFAFFANDRWKLEDRLHLDVGLRYESIGHKGSKDQAAPLQRGGGYDGDPTTAYDNGILTPTGARDNFDFNYSYLSYSAALNYKFNDHTAIFSRFSSGNKAPELNYYFNNFSGVPINKEGEVQEITQAEIGLKYSNNRFSAMTTAFWSQLKNIGIADFQFDSDDGSVFYAPVQFNDSRTIGLEWESAYTPVSYLTFSFNGTIQNPKATKWTVYDAAGSVDSSDDTITDYSDNTLSFNPKLMFNLGFDYQKDKLNGFFKWQFLGEREGNIANAFQLPAYSVFNAGLGYDITQNLSANVVVTNLFNSEGLANFFGANSFGASANGATTDFIQSNPNTSFVVVPILPRGTMLSLGYRF, encoded by the coding sequence ATGAAAAAGGTATTTATTAGAATTATTTTCTTTGCGATTTTATCAATAGGTAATTTGGCTTGGGCCCAAGTTTCGATATCTGGTGCGGTCAAAGATAATTTGGGAAACCTTTTGGTTGGAGCCCATGTTTCTCTTAGCCCGGGAAATCATTTTGCAACTTCTAATGATCAAGGTCGTTTTAGTGTTTCAAATTTAAGATCTGGTGAGTACTTACTATCAATTTCTTATTTAGGGGTTAAAACACATATAGAATATATCAATGTTGAAGAGCAAGATATTGAATTCAATATTATTTTGGAGGATGATCCTTTGGCCTTAAATAGTGTTGTTGTCACAGGTACTTTTGAACCACGAAGTAAGTTATCATCAAGTACCGCAATAACGACTCTGGAAACAAAATCTTTGAAACAAGCTTTTCCTAGAGGCGCCGCTGATTTACTACAATCTGTACCAGGAACATTTACTGATCCGTCAGCAGGCGAGGTATTTACAAGAGTTTATACTAGAGGAATTAGTGCCTCGTCAGAGGATGATATGGGATGGTATTATGTTTCACTTCAAGAAGATGGTTTACCAGTAAGCTTAGTGCAACATTCTTATTATGGCCCTGATATTTTCCATCGGGTTGATATAACAACCGAAAGGGTTGAGGCCATTCGAGGGGGTAGCGCTGCTATTACCGCCTTAAATGCACCAGGGGGAATTTATAATTTTATTTCCCGGACCCCGACTGATGTATTCGGCGGAGAAATACGACTTCAAGGTGGAGTGCAGGGAGAAAATAATCCATTGTACAGAATTGAAGGCAACCTTGGCGGACCACTAGGCAACGATTGGTTTTTTAATCTAGGAGGTCATTACAGAAAAGATGATGGGGCTCGCAACACCGATTTTACATTTAGTAAAGGGGGGCAATTGAAGTTCAATGTTATTAAGAAACATAGTAAAGGATATATTAAGTTTTACGGTAAACTACTTGATGATTTTACAAACAGGTATACCGGAGTCGCTGCTACAAACTGGGATGATCCCAAAGCTGCCTTTAGTCAAGATTTTAGTACAACGGCTTTGATGATGCCTGCTTTTTCAGCGAATATTCCTGACGGAAGAAGAATTAATGAAGGCGCCACGAATCGTTTTGACCCTTCTCAGGGGGTACATGCCCAGGATAAGGCCTTTGGCGTTGATATTTTACAAGACCTCGGAAATGATTGGTCTGCAAGGCTGAATGTTAAACATTCCCATAAGAACGCCAATTGGCAGACAGCTATAAGCAATGCATTTGTTTCATTGGACAATCCGTTGGCCTATTTTATAAGTGGCGCCCAATTTCCAATTGGTCAAGTAGTATTTAGAGATGCTGCTACTGGTTCAGAATTAGCTCGATTGGATAATAGTGGAATTTTGGCAGGGGAATCAATCCAATATCTTGGAAATGGGACACTACCAAATGATGCCATCATGGGAACCGCTTCATGGCTGAAACAAAATAGATCCGATGAATGGATGAATCAATTGACTTTTAGAAAGAGGTCTGTTAACCATGATTTGACTTTTGGATTTGGATCAGGATTTTCAAATACCTCGCTTTATACACAAGGTAGTTTTGGTTTTGTGACTTATGAACCAAATCCCAGAATGTTAGAGGTAACCCTGGAAAACCCTGGGCAGCCAGTTTTGGCTTTATCCGATTCAAACGGTTTAAGTAACTATGGAGGTTTGTTTTTTGACAATTCTAGGGCTGATGTAAGTCAATTCGCTTTTTTTGCCAATGACCGATGGAAATTAGAAGATCGCTTGCATTTAGATGTTGGTTTACGATATGAATCAATTGGGCACAAGGGTAGTAAAGACCAAGCTGCACCATTACAACGGGGTGGAGGATATGATGGGGACCCAACTACAGCATATGATAACGGAATATTAACACCAACCGGTGCAAGGGATAATTTTGATTTCAATTATAGTTATCTGTCTTATTCTGCAGCCTTGAATTATAAATTCAATGATCATACCGCCATTTTTTCTCGCTTTTCATCAGGAAATAAAGCTCCTGAGTTGAATTATTACTTTAATAATTTTTCAGGCGTACCTATTAATAAAGAAGGAGAAGTACAGGAAATTACCCAAGCTGAAATTGGATTAAAATATAGTAATAATCGATTTTCAGCCATGACCACGGCTTTTTGGAGTCAGCTGAAAAATATTGGTATTGCTGATTTCCAGTTTGATTCGGACGATGGTAGTGTTTTTTATGCACCTGTTCAATTCAATGATTCTCGAACCATTGGTTTGGAATGGGAGAGTGCATATACCCCGGTTTCGTATCTGACCTTTAGTTTCAATGGAACAATCCAGAATCCGAAAGCTACTAAATGGACGGTCTATGATGCCGCAGGATCGGTTGACTCTTCTGATGATACTATTACCGACTATTCAGATAATACACTCTCGTTTAATCCAAAATTGATGTTCAATCTTGGATTTGATTACCAAAAAGACAAGCTAAATGGGTTTTTCAAATGGCAATTTCTTGGGGAAAGAGAGGGTAATATTGCCAATGCATTTCAACTACCGGCTTATAGTGTATTTAATGCGGGACTTGGTTATGATATAACCCAAAATTTATCGGCAAACGTGGTGGTAACCAACCTTTTTAATTCTGAGGGACTTGCAAACTTTTTTGGGGCAAACAGTTTTGGGGCCAGTGCAAACGGTGCGACCACTGATTTTATTCAATCAAATCCCAATACCAGTTTTGTCGTGGTACCTATTTTGCCAAGAGGGACTATGTTGAGTTTGGGCTATCGTTTTTAA
- a CDS encoding endonuclease/exonuclease/phosphatase family protein — protein MKKAVIVFIALVPLCMLMSCSSDEELSRPIIRFNFNDNVSSEKYQLNGTDHNFEKGIDGQALVLKEDKGHYSLNLDSLALDGSKDFSVQFWIKTNSSKPTVFLSQKDFTNKGIIAQKNPGWALYSSGGTFGWNIGSGERRINYERDNGGQMPINDGEWHQLTITYSKKFSEMRLYYDGNNKAIYKVNFDFSNDNALVLGAIENQFDYDNTYSPDIISGRANLQVLVDEFNELGLEPLKNEEFLDLIVDPEALLKTKLKQQNKRIKLEQNVLSKVLDVRKKMAENPYTVFQNMKLTVLKPVSKIYSLLGGKVVVNADSGMSFTKSEQLYASNFSMDNLSIWDNILSSKAILKSFEKYKKTETKKIIDHLKDYTVGVWNIWHGGIHWSMDKDGWDSRMRIVEIIKEKNLDVILMQETYSNGDFIAAELGYYFATTSDWDYKYQGANISVISRYPITELQVSEETEFNNVAVKLKISETQEIWAMSNWYGMSNFNKVFDYNKSRFDNSDSIPVFFGGDFNAVPHEDGGENLASEKMLVEGFTDAYRSLYPDVEKHPGFTHQSDVRIDQLYYKGRGLMNTSTKVISTWPSGFPSDHFLIVSKFELD, from the coding sequence ATGAAAAAAGCGGTAATTGTTTTTATTGCACTTGTCCCACTGTGCATGCTAATGTCATGCAGTTCAGATGAAGAACTTAGCAGACCTATTATAAGATTCAATTTTAACGATAATGTAAGTAGTGAAAAATACCAGTTAAATGGTACTGATCATAATTTTGAAAAAGGAATTGATGGGCAGGCGTTGGTTCTAAAAGAAGATAAAGGCCATTATAGTCTGAATTTGGACAGTTTAGCTCTCGACGGGAGTAAAGACTTTTCTGTTCAATTTTGGATAAAGACAAATTCCAGTAAGCCTACGGTTTTTCTTTCACAAAAAGACTTCACCAATAAAGGAATTATAGCTCAGAAAAATCCGGGATGGGCATTGTATAGCTCAGGTGGAACTTTTGGTTGGAATATTGGTTCAGGAGAACGAAGAATAAACTACGAAAGAGATAATGGCGGACAAATGCCCATTAATGATGGAGAGTGGCATCAGTTGACCATTACTTATAGCAAAAAGTTTTCCGAAATGCGATTGTATTATGACGGTAATAATAAGGCGATATATAAGGTAAATTTTGATTTTTCCAATGATAATGCATTGGTTTTGGGTGCAATTGAAAACCAATTTGACTACGACAATACATATTCTCCTGATATTATAAGTGGGCGGGCAAATCTTCAAGTATTGGTAGATGAGTTCAATGAATTAGGGTTGGAACCTTTAAAAAATGAAGAGTTTTTAGATCTTATTGTAGATCCAGAAGCGCTGCTTAAAACCAAATTAAAGCAACAGAACAAAAGAATTAAACTTGAACAAAATGTGCTATCCAAAGTTTTGGATGTTAGAAAAAAAATGGCAGAGAATCCTTATACCGTTTTTCAGAACATGAAATTAACTGTACTTAAACCTGTAAGCAAAATATATAGTTTACTGGGTGGAAAGGTTGTTGTGAATGCTGATTCAGGAATGTCCTTCACCAAAAGTGAGCAATTATATGCATCGAACTTTTCGATGGACAATTTGTCAATTTGGGACAACATTTTAAGTTCAAAAGCTATTCTTAAAAGTTTTGAGAAGTATAAAAAAACGGAAACAAAGAAAATTATAGACCATCTTAAAGATTATACTGTTGGGGTTTGGAACATATGGCATGGCGGAATACACTGGTCAATGGATAAGGATGGTTGGGATTCTAGAATGAGGATTGTAGAAATAATCAAAGAAAAAAACTTGGATGTTATTCTCATGCAGGAGACCTATTCAAATGGGGATTTTATCGCCGCCGAACTAGGGTATTATTTCGCAACAACATCTGATTGGGATTACAAATATCAGGGTGCAAATATTTCGGTGATTAGCCGGTATCCAATTACCGAACTACAAGTGTCAGAAGAAACAGAGTTCAATAATGTGGCGGTTAAGTTAAAAATAAGCGAAACTCAAGAAATTTGGGCGATGTCTAATTGGTATGGTATGAGCAACTTCAATAAAGTATTTGATTATAATAAATCGAGATTTGATAATTCAGATAGTATTCCTGTGTTTTTCGGTGGGGATTTTAATGCCGTGCCACATGAAGATGGTGGAGAAAACCTGGCTTCGGAAAAAATGTTGGTCGAGGGCTTTACAGATGCGTATAGAAGTTTATACCCTGATGTTGAGAAACATCCTGGATTTACGCATCAAAGTGATGTTAGGATCGATCAATTGTATTACAAAGGAAGAGGACTAATGAATACCTCAACTAAAGTTATCTCGACATGGCCTTCTGGTTTCCCCTCAGATCATTTTTTAATCGTATCAAAATTTGAATTAGACTAA
- a CDS encoding AMP-dependent synthetase/ligase, translated as MTRLFDLLYHQLQNHPLEAAVSGRDATGNWKSYSTQELFDASEQAASGLLKLGLQRGDKVAIVAYKNRPEWLIMDFAVQMAGMISIPLYPTISSSEYEYILNEAEVKAAFCGGLDLYNKLSSAQKSVPSLIHIYTFDEASGNPFWESIFDTESLTEVEKIRRTIKSEDLVTIIYTSGTTGNPKGVMLSHGNIMHVIIKTGALLPTKEGEKVISFLPLCHIFERAVSFAYCYRNVSVYFCGTDNLSGPNGDLIDVRPVAFTTVPRLLEKIYEAIYNKGLALEGIKRKLFFWALSLSDAYELEQKLSFTAKIKWKIADKLIFSKWRDALGGNIKLIFTGAAPCPLKIMRVFCAAGISIREGYGLTETAPTLTANSIDPNGAVLGTVGTVIEGVELLIDKSDGNYNEDEGEILVIGPNVMSGYYKKPEINAQVFKEIDGKKWFCTGDIGKLVKGPNGQDFLKITDRKKELLKTSGGKYVAPAPIENRIKEDFLIEQMMVVGDKQKYVSALIVPAEEALKNWCQHKKLEWTNLQEMVSHKKVIKKYQKIIDKYNPEFSHIEQIKKFCLVSSPWLPLHEDQSEAELTPTLKLKRRVIREKFKAEISEIYI; from the coding sequence ATGACTCGTCTTTTTGATCTCCTCTACCATCAATTACAAAACCATCCTTTAGAAGCTGCCGTTAGTGGGCGTGATGCCACAGGTAATTGGAAATCGTATAGTACCCAAGAACTCTTTGATGCCTCGGAACAGGCGGCTTCGGGTTTATTAAAGTTGGGGCTACAACGTGGAGACAAAGTTGCAATTGTGGCTTATAAAAATAGGCCAGAATGGTTGATTATGGATTTTGCCGTACAAATGGCTGGCATGATCAGTATTCCATTATACCCGACAATAAGTAGTTCGGAATATGAGTATATTTTAAATGAAGCGGAGGTCAAAGCTGCATTCTGTGGTGGTCTTGATCTTTATAATAAGTTGTCGAGTGCACAAAAGAGTGTTCCCAGTTTAATTCATATTTACACTTTTGATGAAGCAAGTGGAAACCCTTTCTGGGAATCTATATTTGATACTGAAAGCTTGACTGAAGTAGAAAAGATTAGGCGGACGATAAAAAGTGAGGACCTGGTTACCATTATTTACACTTCTGGTACCACAGGCAACCCAAAAGGAGTCATGTTATCGCATGGTAATATAATGCATGTAATTATTAAAACAGGGGCACTTCTACCTACTAAAGAGGGTGAAAAAGTAATCAGTTTTCTACCATTGTGTCATATTTTTGAAAGAGCAGTTTCGTTCGCCTACTGTTATAGAAATGTATCTGTTTACTTTTGTGGCACAGACAATCTTAGTGGCCCGAACGGTGATTTAATCGATGTTAGGCCGGTTGCCTTTACTACGGTACCCAGACTTCTTGAAAAAATTTACGAGGCCATTTATAATAAGGGCCTGGCTTTGGAAGGGATTAAAAGAAAGTTATTCTTTTGGGCGTTGAGTCTTTCCGATGCCTATGAGCTTGAACAAAAACTTTCTTTTACAGCTAAAATCAAATGGAAAATTGCTGATAAATTGATTTTTAGTAAATGGAGAGATGCGCTAGGAGGAAATATAAAATTGATTTTTACAGGAGCAGCACCTTGCCCCTTAAAGATTATGCGGGTCTTTTGTGCTGCGGGCATCTCAATACGGGAAGGTTATGGTCTTACGGAAACTGCGCCGACCTTGACCGCAAATAGTATAGATCCCAATGGTGCTGTCCTAGGTACCGTAGGAACAGTAATTGAGGGCGTGGAGTTACTAATCGATAAATCGGATGGCAACTACAATGAAGATGAAGGTGAAATTCTGGTCATTGGACCTAATGTTATGTCTGGTTATTATAAAAAACCTGAAATCAATGCGCAGGTTTTTAAAGAAATTGATGGCAAAAAATGGTTTTGTACCGGGGACATTGGTAAATTGGTCAAAGGCCCCAATGGGCAAGACTTTTTAAAGATAACGGATAGAAAAAAAGAATTATTAAAGACATCAGGAGGTAAATATGTTGCTCCAGCTCCCATAGAGAATAGAATCAAAGAAGATTTCCTGATTGAACAAATGATGGTTGTGGGCGACAAACAGAAATATGTTTCTGCACTCATCGTTCCTGCCGAAGAAGCCTTAAAAAATTGGTGTCAACATAAAAAATTGGAATGGACCAACCTACAAGAAATGGTATCGCATAAGAAAGTAATTAAAAAGTATCAGAAAATAATCGATAAATACAATCCGGAATTTAGCCATATTGAACAAATCAAGAAGTTTTGCTTGGTCTCTTCTCCATGGTTACCCCTGCATGAAGATCAGTCAGAAGCAGAATTGACCCCAACATTAAAACTGAAAAGAAGGGTAATACGTGAGAAGTTCAAAGCTGAAATATCTGAAATATATATTTAA
- a CDS encoding MaoC family dehydratase, with translation MAKLELENFESFKALEGKPFPNGDWLVVTQEMINDFAKATMDFQWIHVDVEKAEKHSPFKKPVAHGFMSVSLLSKLLSDIVYIKSVTMGVNYGLNKVRFPSPVLVDSHVRLTGGIQTIEPYRENGLKVIWNCEVEIEGSDKPACVAEFISLMFE, from the coding sequence ATGGCAAAACTGGAACTAGAAAATTTCGAATCTTTTAAGGCATTGGAAGGTAAGCCATTCCCGAATGGAGATTGGCTTGTTGTCACCCAGGAAATGATAAATGATTTTGCAAAAGCAACCATGGATTTTCAATGGATTCATGTTGATGTGGAAAAGGCTGAAAAACATTCTCCTTTCAAAAAACCTGTTGCACATGGTTTTATGTCAGTTTCTCTATTGTCAAAACTACTTAGTGATATAGTGTATATAAAATCTGTCACTATGGGGGTAAACTATGGTTTGAATAAAGTCCGTTTTCCAAGCCCTGTTCTAGTGGATAGCCATGTTCGATTAACAGGTGGTATTCAAACAATTGAACCTTACCGGGAAAATGGTTTAAAAGTTATTTGGAACTGTGAGGTGGAAATAGAAGGAAGTGATAAACCGGCCTGTGTGGCGGAATTTATCTCTCTTATGTTTGAGTAG
- a CDS encoding SDR family NAD(P)-dependent oxidoreductase, with amino-acid sequence MRLKDKIAVVTGGARGIGQAVSELFAKEGATVIIMDLLPQGQAVAEGIIASGGKAEYHSLSVTNKSDVEGVFSSVNDKYGKIDILINNAGITRDRTLEKMSEAEWDAVIEVNLKGVFICTQAVVPYMKASKYGRIVSAASNVGLRGNFGQTNYAATKAGVIAMAKTWTVEFGKYGITANAIAPGFTMTDMVKQIPEEHFEAIKASIPLRTVAQPIDIAYGYLYLASDEARFVSGICLTIDGGTSR; translated from the coding sequence ATGAGATTAAAAGACAAGATTGCTGTTGTTACGGGTGGCGCTCGTGGTATTGGTCAGGCCGTATCCGAACTATTTGCTAAGGAAGGGGCCACGGTAATAATCATGGATCTTTTACCTCAGGGACAGGCGGTGGCAGAAGGCATAATAGCATCAGGTGGAAAGGCGGAATACCATTCGCTTTCGGTTACGAATAAGTCTGACGTCGAAGGGGTTTTTTCTAGTGTAAATGATAAATATGGCAAGATTGATATTCTAATCAATAATGCTGGAATCACACGGGACCGTACACTGGAAAAAATGAGCGAGGCCGAATGGGATGCCGTTATTGAGGTAAACCTTAAGGGTGTTTTTATATGTACGCAAGCCGTAGTACCTTATATGAAAGCCAGCAAATACGGTAGAATTGTCAGTGCAGCATCCAATGTAGGACTTCGTGGTAATTTTGGACAGACAAATTATGCTGCGACCAAAGCGGGGGTTATTGCCATGGCCAAAACTTGGACTGTGGAATTTGGGAAGTACGGTATTACAGCCAATGCTATTGCTCCTGGTTTTACCATGACCGATATGGTGAAGCAAATACCAGAGGAGCATTTTGAAGCAATAAAAGCAAGTATACCACTGCGTACGGTAGCACAACCCATAGATATCGCTTATGGTTATCTCTATCTCGCTTCTGATGAAGCACGGTTTGTTTCAGGTATTTGTCTTACCATAGATGGAGGAACGTCTAGATAA